A window of Felis catus isolate Fca126 chromosome A3, F.catus_Fca126_mat1.0, whole genome shotgun sequence genomic DNA:
TCAGATCTTGTCCGTATCCTCTTGGGGCATGCTAGCATCTGATTCTAGTTCTAGGAGTGAAAGTATGAGGTAGGGATGGGGCAATTGGAGAATCAGCACCTCCCTGCAAGGTGATTACTTTATAATCTTCAAACCAGGCTGTACCACTCTTACCAAACATGGGCAGAGGACTGTTGAAGGCTCAGCAGTATTTGGGAGGGCAGTAGTACTTGGATTCACTCAAATCCCCCCAAATTCCCAGGGCCTCATTCTTTCCCATTCAATGCCCTCAATGTTCATAGAAGAGACCTGGGGAGGCTGCAAATTAAATTTGTATTGCAAAATTCTGTTACCTGCAGCTGCAGACTCTGCACCTAATTTCTGCAACATCAGCCCTGAGTCTACATGAAATAAGAGGTGCTTCTGGGCATTTATTAAAGCTTGTATCCTCTGACCACGCTTGAGATTGTCATTTCCTGTCTTTAAACTCTCTTGGGCAGTTCAGGGCCTTCAGAAAACCTGTCACTGCTACCGCTGTTGCTGCTGTCACAGACACCACGCACCCACAAACCTGGTAAATGGTCTCATGCAAATCCCTGCTATTTCTGGAGCTTTCCGTCATCTGGAAATCCCACAGAAAGATGGCTCTGTCTCCTATCTATCTTTCAAACTTTCCACCAGTACTTCACATTTGCAGAATTTAAATCCTCTGCCCAGGACCTGGGCTCTAAAGAAAATACAGTGTTTAACCACCGAAAATTTAGCCATTCAGTTTAGCCACTGAAACTCCGGAGGGATGGAGAAGAGGAGTGGGCAATGAGTCCTAGAGCCAATGCCCAATACCAATAGTATATCAGAGGTCCATCTTGGGACCACCTCACTCCCTCACTCTAGCTCAGATGTTGAGGGTACAGACTTGTAATTCTAATTCTAGCTCTCCGGCTTACTTAACTTCTGTGTTACTgaacttctctgtgccccagacctcagttttcttatctgttgaATGGGTACAGTAATGGGTACCTACTTTGCCGTATCGTAAGTCCTCAGGACTCCTCAATCGCTGTGTCAGTTTCTTATAAACCGAGGACTACCCGTAGGGGCTTCGGGAGCAAAACTCCACGAGGTCCCACAGGGAGCAGGTAGCTCTCCTAATGGCTGGACCTGCGGCCGGTGTTTAGAACAGCGCTGGCAAGtacctgttgaatgaatagaCAAATGGGTGGAAACTGACCGAAGGAAGGCTAGGCCTTCAGGTCTCTTCATCCCCAGTCTCGTGAAAGTTAGGAGGCAGAAGGGGACGGGGACGGAGTACTTCGGTGTTTACAGGCCTGACCCTGAGTTGACTCCCGACTTTGCCACTTAGCAGCAGCAGGACTCTGGACGAGTTAATTTACTCAGTTTCTTCGATTCTGAAATGGGGCGAATAATACCCACCTTGGCACGCCACGGGCGCTTGGAcacctctctgtcctcccttcctcccggCGGACCCTTCCGGCCACAAACACACCTGGAAGCCGGAGGGCTTGGAGCTGGGGGTGCCGCAGAAGGGTCCCCGCGCGCCCCGCGGGCAGCCGGCAGCACGTGGGCTGCAGCGCGCGCGGCGCGGACTCGGAAGGAGACTCGAGTTTCCCGCGATCCCGAGTCGGTGCGGGAGGGGCCGCGCGCGGTCATAGAAGGCGGAGCCGGCGGGGAAAAGGAAAGCGAGAGCGAGCCGCCCGGACCCGGCAGGcgggcagcggcagcggcagcggcagcggcagcggcggtGCACGGTGAGCAGCGGGGCTCCGGGCGCGCGGCGAGCGCGCGGGGCGGTGCTGGGCGCGGCGAGGGGCGCGGCCCCGGCCCGGGAAGTGGCTGCGGGGGTAGACGCCGCCGACCCCCGGCCTGGCCGCGCGGAAGCGCTGTCCGAGGCCCGCAGCTAGGGAGGGGATCCCTCAGCGCGCTGGCGACTGAGAGCTGTTTTTTTCCGCGAAGAATTTCGGTCAGAGCAAGTAACGAATTTCCCAGGCCGGGGTggcggggtggtggggtgggggtgcgggggcaGGGGGATCTAGTGGAAAACAGGTACGTGGGGAATGTGACAGATCGGAAATACGGAGGCCTGGACTTCTCATAGATTGGCTAAATAGGCCCTGGCTAAAAATCTCTTGCCTAGACAGTTCTAATTGTTTCCCAATTGCTTGGCTttagccctcccccaccctcgtccccgccccgtcccctcctctccccttcccccgcccccatcccttcctcctttccctgccccAACTCCGTACCACCCTTTCCCCCCTTGTCTTTTTTCAACACTGCCGCTGCCCCAGGGGTCCTTTTAATCAGAACAGGACAGTCCTTTGCTCGGATCCTCCCAATGGCTTACCGTCTCATCAGAATTCCGTAAATGGCACGGACAAGGCCCCTTGCTCTCTCCACTCCGACCATGCAGGCCCCATTGCTGTTCTTGGAATACAGCCAAGCATATGcttgcctctgggcctttgcactgccTGTTTACCCTTCCTGGAAAGCTCTTCCCCCATACCTTCTTGGGCCGTTCTTTTACCTTACCCTGCACTTCTTTtttagtgtatttgtttttgagagagagagaacgagaacaagttggggaggggcagagagcgagggagagagagaatcccaagcaggctccccactatcagcatagagcctgatgtggggctccaacccagccacggtgagatcatgacctatgtatgagattatgacctgagccgaagttggacccccaccccactgagccacccagactcccctgtTTTACCCTGTGCTTCCTGCAATGTCACTTATGTCAGAGTAGCTTTCCCTGAATACTGTCTATTATTAACAAAAAAACACCTCCCTTCCCTGGCAGTCCCCCCTTACTCTGGTTCAGTTTTCAACATGGTA
This region includes:
- the LOC109498301 gene encoding translation initiation factor IF-2-like translates to MVGVERARGLVRAIYGILMRRSPCPRTPTPPPRHPGLGNSLLALTEILRGKKQLSVASALRDPLPSCGPRTALPRGQAGGRRRLPPQPLPGPGPRPSPRPAPPRALAARPEPRCSPCTAAAAAAAAAAARLPGPGGSLSLSFSPPAPPSMTARGPSRTDSGSRETRVSFRVRAARAAAHVLPAARGARGDPSAAPPAPSPPASRCVCGRKGPPGGREDREVSKRPWRAKVLASAVLNTGRRSSH